Proteins found in one Panicum hallii strain FIL2 chromosome 4, PHallii_v3.1, whole genome shotgun sequence genomic segment:
- the LOC112890418 gene encoding skin secretory protein xP2-like: MDPEPDASTPPRPEAAPQEEATKATAAMEAATAASDDEAGPSPAEPAAEGAAATVEAATPEAAEVAAPEAAEEAEGAAPGVAEVASSASPPAEEVDPEVVLGRRLLPSTSEIPLPRLIAKCHQAQKELEAGMRQEWEKLEALRHRLSD, translated from the coding sequence ATGGACCCGGAGCCGGATGCCTCCACCCCGCCACGACCCGAAgctgccccccaggaggaggccacCAAAGCCACTGCAGCTATGGAGGCAGCGACTGCAGCTTCAGACGACGAGGCCGGGCCCTCACCAGCCGAGCCAGCGGCTGAGGGGGCCGCTGCCACGGTGGAGGCTGCAACGCCGGAGGCAGCAGAGGTGGCGGCACCAGAGGCAGCGGAAGAGGCGGAGGGGGCGGCACCAGGGGTCGCCGAAGTTGCCAGCAGCGCCTCCCCACCGGCAGAGGAGGTGGatccggaggtggtgctgggaaggcgcctCCTACCTAGCACGTCAGAGATCCCTCTTCCCCgactcatagccaaatgccaccAAGCTCAGAAGGAGCTAGAGGCCGGCATGCGCcaggagtgggagaagctggaggcattACGCCACCGACTCTCCGACTGA